The Caulifigura coniformis genome includes a region encoding these proteins:
- a CDS encoding DegT/DnrJ/EryC1/StrS family aminotransferase — protein sequence MSPDILPLSAAALTTAPVPLIDLVEQYDEIADEVRAVVDRVLTSQKFILGEDVAQFEAQVATYCDARHAVGCASGTDALVLALMALDIGPGDEVITTPYTFFATASCIHRVGATPVFVDIDPVTFNLDPAAVDAAVTSKTRAIMPVHLFGQCADMDPLWRTAVRNGLPIIEDAAQAIGSSYGGRQAGVLGTMCCFSFFPTKNLGGAGDGGMVTTDDPELAARLKRLRVHGDVGRYEHVEVGLNSRLDAIQAAILSVKLRRLSDWTAARQNNAARYKKLFDASGVSEHLVFPATHPACGHSYNQFVVRIEDGRRDDVLKSLQAQQVGCAVYYPKPLHLQKCFEYLGCKQGQFPEAERASAESLALPIYAELGAIRQERVVRSLAHALDVEQASPVYSIPVRKAA from the coding sequence ATGAGCCCGGATATTTTGCCGCTTTCCGCGGCCGCGTTGACCACCGCTCCGGTCCCGCTGATCGACCTCGTGGAACAATACGACGAGATCGCCGACGAAGTGCGGGCGGTCGTCGACCGAGTCCTGACGTCGCAGAAGTTCATCCTGGGTGAGGATGTCGCGCAGTTCGAGGCGCAGGTCGCGACCTACTGCGATGCCCGCCACGCGGTGGGCTGTGCTTCGGGCACCGATGCCCTGGTGCTGGCGCTGATGGCGCTCGATATCGGCCCGGGCGACGAAGTCATCACGACTCCCTACACGTTCTTCGCAACGGCCAGCTGCATCCACCGCGTCGGCGCCACCCCGGTGTTCGTCGACATCGATCCCGTCACGTTCAACCTCGACCCGGCCGCCGTCGACGCGGCCGTGACTTCCAAAACCCGGGCGATCATGCCGGTCCACCTGTTCGGACAGTGCGCCGACATGGACCCGCTGTGGCGCACGGCCGTCCGCAACGGACTGCCGATCATCGAAGACGCGGCCCAGGCGATCGGAAGCAGCTACGGCGGACGCCAGGCCGGCGTTCTCGGAACGATGTGCTGCTTCAGCTTCTTTCCGACCAAGAACCTCGGCGGCGCCGGCGACGGCGGCATGGTGACGACCGACGATCCGGAACTGGCGGCCCGCCTCAAGCGGCTGCGCGTTCACGGCGACGTCGGACGGTATGAGCATGTCGAAGTGGGCCTCAACAGCCGCCTTGATGCGATCCAGGCAGCGATTCTGTCCGTGAAGCTCCGTCGGCTGTCCGACTGGACGGCCGCCCGGCAGAACAACGCGGCCCGGTACAAGAAGTTGTTCGACGCCAGCGGAGTGAGCGAACATCTCGTGTTCCCGGCGACGCACCCGGCGTGCGGACATTCGTACAACCAGTTCGTCGTGCGGATCGAAGACGGGCGTCGCGATGACGTGCTGAAGAGCCTGCAGGCCCAGCAGGTGGGCTGTGCCGTTTACTATCCGAAGCCGCTGCACCTGCAGAAGTGCTTCGAATACCTGGGATGCAAGCAGGGCCAGTTCCCGGAAGCGGAACGGGCGTCTGCTGAATCGCTGGCCCTGCCGATTTACGCCGAACTGGGCGCGATCCGTCAGGAGCGGGTCGTTCGCTCGCTGGCCCACGCCCTGGACGTCGAACAGGCCTCCCCGGTCTACTCGATCCCGGTTCGCAAGGCGGCCTGA
- a CDS encoding neutral/alkaline non-lysosomal ceramidase N-terminal domain-containing protein, with amino-acid sequence MIRLLLTFLAVAALLAPAGAAAEWKAGAAKVTITPENLMWMSGYGSRNKPAEGKLTDLWAKALVLEAENGQKLCLVTLDLVGIDRGLMQELKDRIGKQTGLKEHEIVFSCSHTHTGPAVRGNLIPMYAFGTDHSQRVLIDDYWKLLTTRIPAVVGDAVKDLAPSEVAWANGTAEFAVNRRNNKEPEVPKLRAEGKLVGPVDHSVPVLSVRRDKKLRAVAFGYACHATVLSFYQWSGDYPGFAMMALENEYPEAVALFCTGCGADQNPLPRREVSLAQDYGKQLATAVSNVLKEKMTPIKGAAKAQYAEIDLGFSKIPSREELEKTAAGPDNAEARRAKVLLEQWTSRSEWPAGFQYPYPVQTWVLGDGPRWAFLGGEVVVDYSLRLKKELGEANTWVGGYANDVMAYVPSERVLTEGGYEGATSMMYYALPSPWAPGLEDKIVGEVKRQLESK; translated from the coding sequence ATGATTCGCCTCCTCCTGACCTTCCTGGCCGTCGCCGCCTTGCTCGCCCCCGCCGGGGCTGCGGCCGAATGGAAGGCCGGGGCCGCCAAGGTCACCATCACCCCGGAAAACCTGATGTGGATGTCGGGATATGGATCCCGCAACAAGCCGGCCGAAGGAAAACTGACCGACCTCTGGGCCAAGGCCCTCGTCCTCGAGGCGGAAAACGGCCAGAAACTGTGCCTGGTCACGCTGGACCTCGTCGGCATCGACCGCGGCCTGATGCAGGAGCTCAAGGACCGCATCGGGAAACAGACCGGCCTCAAGGAACACGAAATCGTCTTTTCCTGCTCCCATACGCACACGGGCCCTGCCGTCCGCGGAAACCTCATTCCGATGTACGCCTTCGGAACCGATCACTCGCAGCGGGTACTGATCGATGACTACTGGAAGCTGCTGACCACCCGCATTCCGGCCGTTGTCGGCGACGCCGTGAAGGACCTCGCTCCATCCGAAGTCGCCTGGGCGAACGGGACGGCCGAATTCGCGGTCAACCGCCGCAACAACAAGGAACCGGAAGTTCCGAAACTGCGGGCCGAAGGGAAGCTGGTCGGTCCGGTCGATCACAGCGTCCCCGTCCTTTCGGTCCGCCGCGACAAGAAGCTGCGGGCGGTGGCGTTCGGCTATGCCTGCCACGCGACCGTTCTGTCGTTCTACCAGTGGTCAGGCGATTATCCCGGTTTTGCGATGATGGCCCTCGAGAACGAGTACCCCGAGGCTGTCGCGCTCTTCTGCACCGGCTGCGGCGCCGACCAGAATCCGCTTCCCCGGCGGGAAGTTTCGCTCGCCCAGGACTACGGCAAGCAGCTGGCCACCGCGGTCAGCAACGTCCTCAAGGAGAAGATGACGCCGATCAAGGGGGCTGCGAAGGCGCAGTATGCGGAGATCGATCTCGGCTTCTCGAAGATCCCGTCGCGGGAAGAACTCGAGAAAACGGCGGCCGGCCCGGATAACGCAGAGGCGCGGCGCGCCAAGGTGCTGCTTGAACAGTGGACGAGCCGGTCCGAATGGCCCGCGGGTTTCCAGTACCCGTACCCCGTGCAGACGTGGGTTCTCGGGGACGGCCCGCGCTGGGCGTTCCTCGGCGGCGAGGTCGTCGTCGACTATTCCCTCCGGCTGAAAAAAGAACTCGGTGAAGCGAACACCTGGGTTGGCGGCTATGCCAACGACGTCATGGCGTATGTCCCCTCCGAACGCGTCCTGACGGAAGGGGGCTACGAAGGAGCCACCTCGATGATGTACTACGCCCTGCCTTCGCCGTGGGCTCCGGGCCTCGAGGACAAGATCGTTGGCGAAGTGAAGCGCCAGCTTGAATCGAAGTAG
- a CDS encoding ABC transporter ATP-binding protein, which produces MSGETDVPTETSPHSASALAQNLAPKVQPVVSVEGLRIRYGKLEAVRGISFNIPRGEVFGFIGPNGAGKSSTIRVLATLQKEFDGRVRINGVDVRRNPGKVRMMMGYMPDFFGVYEDLTAREYLHFFAAAYKIPAKKRATIVDDVLQLTDLTNKIDAAVDSLSRGMKQRLALARVLLHDPDLLLLDEPASGLDPRARIEFRELLKALQEMGKTILVSSHILHELAQFCTRIGIIEAGQLVAEGSLNEIYRLLSIQRVVHVQIAGDLAPIAEGLRKVKGVAKVEEQTDRLAVHVHEDALPVEELHEACVRLGAKIRMFQSEAMDMETAFMKLTEGVTA; this is translated from the coding sequence ATGAGCGGTGAAACGGACGTTCCGACCGAGACCTCTCCGCACTCGGCCTCCGCCCTGGCCCAGAACCTGGCTCCGAAAGTCCAGCCGGTCGTGAGTGTGGAAGGGCTGCGGATTCGTTACGGAAAGCTCGAGGCCGTCCGGGGGATCAGCTTCAACATTCCCCGCGGCGAGGTGTTCGGATTCATCGGCCCGAACGGCGCCGGGAAGTCTTCGACCATCCGCGTGCTCGCCACCCTGCAGAAGGAGTTCGACGGTCGGGTCCGGATCAATGGCGTGGATGTCCGCAGGAACCCTGGGAAAGTGCGGATGATGATGGGCTACATGCCCGATTTCTTCGGCGTCTACGAAGACCTGACGGCCCGGGAATACCTCCATTTTTTCGCCGCGGCCTACAAGATTCCCGCGAAAAAACGGGCCACGATCGTCGACGACGTCCTGCAGCTGACCGACCTGACGAACAAGATCGACGCGGCGGTCGATTCCCTGTCGCGCGGCATGAAGCAGCGTCTGGCCCTGGCGCGTGTGCTCCTGCACGACCCCGACCTCCTGCTGCTGGATGAGCCCGCGTCAGGGCTCGATCCACGGGCGCGAATCGAATTCCGCGAGCTGCTCAAGGCGCTGCAGGAGATGGGGAAGACGATTCTTGTCTCGAGCCACATCCTGCATGAGCTGGCTCAGTTCTGCACGAGGATCGGGATCATCGAAGCCGGCCAGCTCGTGGCCGAGGGGTCGCTGAACGAAATCTACCGGCTGCTGTCGATCCAGCGGGTAGTGCACGTGCAGATTGCGGGCGACCTGGCGCCGATCGCAGAGGGGCTCCGGAAGGTGAAGGGCGTGGCGAAGGTCGAGGAACAGACCGATCGGCTGGCCGTGCACGTCCACGAGGACGCGCTGCCCGTGGAGGAACTGCATGAGGCGTGCGTCCGCCTGGGGGCGAAGATCCGCATGTTCCAGTCCGAAGCCATGGACATGGAAACCGCGTTCATGAAGCTCACCGAAGGCGTGACAGCTTAG